The Thermasporomyces composti region TCGGGCTGAGCATCGTCGTGTGGGGTGGGACGGTCGGCGCGCTCGTGGGACCGAGCCTCATCGCGCCCGCTGCGACGCTCGCCGCGGGCGTGGGACTTCCTCGCGACACCGGCACCTTCGTGTTCGCCGTGGGGACCACGGTGGCCGCGACCGCGGTCGCGGCCACCCTGCCGCGCGCCCGCGCCGTGGGCGAGCCTGGTCGACTGTCCTGGCCTGTGCTTCGCGCCGCGCTGCGCACCTCGACCGTCGTGCTCGCGGTCACCGCTATGGTGACGGCCCAGCTCGTGATGGTGGCGGTCATGACGATGACCCCACTTCAGCTGCACACGCACGGACACGGTCTCGACGTGGTGGGCTGGGTGCTCAGCGCTCACATGGCGGGAATGTTCGCGCTCTCACCGGTGTCGGGCCGGCTGACCGACCGGTGGGGGGCGAGAGCCACGATCGCCGGGGGCGCCGTGGTACTCGTCGTCGCCAACGTCGTGGCGTTCACCGCGCCGACCTCCCACACCGTCGGTCTGCCCGTGGCCCTGTTCCTGCTCGGCTACGGCTGGAACCTCTGCTTCGTCGGTGGGAGCAGCCTGCTCAGCGGCGATCTGCCTGCACCACTGCGGCTCCAACTCCAGGGCGGGGTCGAGGCCGTGGTCTGGGGCTCGTCCGCCATCGGCAGCGTCGCTGCCGGTCCGATCTTCGCCGCGGCCGGCTATGCGAAGCTCGCGCTCCTGGCGGCCTTGCTCGCGGCTGTCCCCCTCGCGCTGCTTCCGACCGGCCGTCAGCACGAGGCAGTGCCCCTGTAACCGTCGGGTATGCGTGACGCTTTGGCAGGAGCGTGATTCGGAAGACTCAGGCCATGCCCGGGCGGACCAGCCCACTCTCGTAGGCGAACACCACGGCCTGGACCCGGTCGCGGAGACCGAGCTTGCCCAGCACATTGCCCACGTGGGTCTTGACCGTGGTCTCGGACAGGAACAGCTCCTGAGCGATCTCCGCGTTGGACAGGCCGCGCGCCATGAACTGCAGCACCTGCCGCTCACGCTCGGTCAGCCGCGACAGCTCCTCCCGCGCCTTGCCTCCCACGGACAGGTTCTGCGCGAACTGGTCGAGCAGTCGCCGCGTCACCGTCGGCGCGACGACGGCGTCACCCCGGGCGACGATGCGGATGGCACGCACGAGCTCCTCGGGTGGCACGTCCTTGAGCAGAAAGCCGGACGCACCGGCCCGCAACCCCTCGACAACGTACTCGTCGAGGTCGAACGTGGTGAGGATCAGCACCTTGATCCTGCTGGCCCGGGCAGCGCCGGTGATGGCACGAGTCGCCTCCACGCCGTCCTTGCGGGGCATCCGAATGTCCATGAGCACGACGTCCGGCTGGAGGGCTCGGGCCTCCTCGACGGCCTTCTCGCCGTCGCCGGCTTCGCCCACGACGACGATGTCGGGTTCTGCCTCCAGAATCATCCGGAAACCGGTCCGCAGGAGCGGCTGGTCGTCCACCAGGAGGACCCTGGTCGGCGTCTCGGGCGCTTGGTTGCTCACGTACGGGCCTCCTCCAGCGGAAGTCGTGCCTTGACCTCGAATCCTCCGACGCTACGCGGGCCTGTGTAGAGGGTGCCGCCGTTGAGCGTCACACGTTCGCGCATTCCGATGAGACCATGCCCGACCCGCTCGGGGTCGGCGGGTCGAGGTGTGCCACCCCGTTTGCGGCTGCCGTCGTCGGTGACACTGACCTCGACCGCGTCGGGCTCATAGCGCAGCACGACCGCCGCTCTGGTCGGCCCAGCGTGGCGAAGAGTGTTCGTCAACGACTCCTGCACCACTCGGTAGATCGCGAGGTCGATGCTCGAGGGGAGCTCGCGCGGCTCGCCGACGATGGTCAAGTCGACGTCCAGCCCCGCCTCGCGAGCTCGGTCGATCAGGGTGTCGAGTTCCTTCACGCCCGCCTGGGGCGGCAGCTCGGCTGACGGCGACTCCTCCGCATCGGCGTTCCGGAGGGCACCCACGATCCGACGCATCTCGACAAGTGCGGCCCGCCCGGTCTCCTCGACTGCTCGCATGGCCTCGACGCTGCGCTCGGGGGCGCGCTCGATCATTCGACGGGCAGCGGCCGCCTGGACGGTCATGACACTCACGTGGTGCGCGACAACGTCGTGGAGTTCGCGGGCCATGCGTGCCCGTTCCTCCGCCAGCGCGGCGCGCAGCTCGGCCGAGGCGGTGCGCTCCAAGCGCTCGGCTCGGTGCTCCAGTTCGGCGAGATACTCCCGACGCGCCCGAACGGTGCGGCCGATGAGCCAGATCCCGATGTAGACGAGCAGCTCCACACCCACCGTCCAGGCGTTCACTTGCAACCCGACGGCGGCCAGGACCTCTCTCTTGGCGAAGAGGTAGCCCACCACGCCGCTTGCCGTGGCGAGGGTGAGAAGCAGGCCCGGCACCATCGGGGCGTGCGCTCCGAGCGTGTAGAGCGCGAGCAGCGCCGCGAAGGAGCCGGAGAACATGCTGTAGTCGAGGAAACCGGCCGTCAGGTACGCCGCCGCGACGACCGCGGCGACGATCGCCGGGAAGCGGCGACGCACGACCAGGGGGGCGGCGGCAGCGACATTCACGAGGACCCCCAGCAGATCGGGGTCACGGAAGGTGATACCGCCGTAACTTCTCACGCTGAGGCTGAGGAGGTTGGCAACGGTCAGGGCAGCGGCGACAACACCGTCGAGTGCGGTGGGATGAGCCCTGACCCACCGCCGAACGTCCTGGGGAAGGCGCACGATCCGAGCGTAGGTCGGGCCCTGGCCGCCTCCCCTCATACGACCAGCGGAGAACGAAGCCGCAAGACTCCACCCTGAGCAGGAGTCCGCCACCATGGGCTGCTCGGCGGCAGGGACGAAAGCCGCTTACAAGTCCACCGCGGACGTGCGGGCCGACGGTGCCTCGGGAACGCTCGTCGCCTCGAGAGCTGCAGGGTCGCGGTCGGCCGGCAGCGGGGGAGGGGTACCGCCGAAGGCGGGGCAGCGCACCTTGTGATCGCACCAGTCGCACAGGGCGCTCGGGTTCGCCTTCCACACGCCGGTGGTGTGCGCCCGCTCGATCGCGGCCCACAGGGCGAGGAGTTTCCGCTCGGTGGCGCGCAAGTCGGCTTCGTCGGGGGAGTAGCGCAAGATGTCTCCGCTGCCGAGGTAGACCAACTGGAGCAGGCGCGGCACGACACCGCGCAGACGCCACAGGACGAGCGCGTAGAAGCGCATTTGGAACATCGCGCGCTGCTCGTAGCCGGGAGCGGGCGCCCGCCCGGTCTTGTAGTCGACCACGCGCAACCAGCCGTTCGGCGCCTCGTCGAGGCGGTCGATGTAGCCGCGCAGCATGAGGCCGGAGTCGAGGACGCACTCGACGTACAGCTCCCGCTCCGCTGGCTCGAGCCGGGTCGGATCCTCGAGGTCGAAGTACCGCTCGAGGAGCGGCTGAGCCTTCGCCAGGAACTCTTCCAGTCGCTCGGCCTGCGTCCTCGAAGCGTCCTCCTCTTCGCCGCAGAGGACGGCGACCAGATCCGGTTCGGTCTCCACCAGCGCCTGCCATTGGGGGCGCAGGAGGCTCACCGCGCGCTCGACCGTCCGCTCCGCGGCGGGCAGGTCGTACAGGCGTTCGAGAACCGCGTGAACGACCGTACCGCGTGCCGCCTCGGCCGTCGGCCGCTCGGGGATCTTGTCGACCACTCGGAAGCGGTACCGCAGGGGACAGGTCATGAAGTCGCTGGCTCGGGACGGCGACAGCACACCCACGACGTCGGTTCGCTCGTCCTCCCCGGCACCCGTCACCGACGTACCGCTCGACTGTGGTGCGATCATGGACGAAAGCCTAGGACAGGCCGTGGACATGGCTTCGAACCTGGACGAACCCCGCGAGGCGATAGCGTTGACCTACCCGCGCCTGTCCGCAACGGGATCGGACGGGCAGGACCCGCGCGGGAACACCGGCCGTCACCTGCTCGTACAAGAGTCGAGACGCGGTGCCGACGACAGTGGGCTGGGGCGATGGTTGTGTGCGAGTGATGGTCGTGTGCCAGTGCGTAGCGATCGGATATCGGACGCATCGGGAGAGGTCCACCCACCGCGGTCCGACGATGTGAAGCGGGGCCAGCCGTGAGACAGACGAACGACGACAAGGGACGCCAGCTCGCCGAGCAGCGACCCGGCTCGTTGAAGATCGCGCGGATTGCCGGGGTGCCGGTCTACGTCAACCTGTCCTGGATCCTGGTCGCCTTGCTCATCGCCTACATCTTCAAGCCAGTGATCGACTCGCAGGTCCCGGGGCTGGGCGTCTGGTCCTTCGTCGCCGCCTTCGGCTTCGCCGTCCTGCTGTACGCGTCCGTGCTCGTCCACGAGATCTCCCACGTCCTCGTCGCCCGCCGCTTCGGACTCCCAGTACGCGCGATCACCTTGCAGTTCCTCGGCGGCCTGTCCGAGATCGAGCGTGAGCCGCAGACACCGTGGCGCGAGTTCCTGGTCGCGGTGGTGGGGCCGCTCACCTCCTTGGCCATCAGCGCCGCAGCCGCTGGCGTCCTCGTCGGCGTCGGCGGCGGCCCCGCCCTGGTTGAGCTGTGCCTGATCCAGCTCGCGTGGACGAACCTGCTCGTCGGGCTGTTCAACCTGTTGCCAGGCCTTCCGCTCGATGGGGGACGGATCATCCGCGCAGGCATCTGGGCGGTGACTCGACGTCCCCACCTGGCCACCAAGGTGGCCGGCTGGGCCGGCCGTGCGGTCGCGATCCTGGTTCTCGCCCTGCCGTGGTTCCTGGCGTCCGGCACCGACGGCACCCCCAGCCTGCTCTACATCGTCTGGAGCCTGGTCTTGGCCATGTTCCTGTGGGCCGGTTCGACCCAGGCGCTCATGTCTGCGCGGATCCGAGGCAAGCTGCCGGGGATCAGTGCCCGCGCTCTCGCTCGGCGGGCGGTCCCCGTGCCGCCCGAGCTGCCCCTCGCCGAGGCGATTCGCCGGGCCCAGGAGGCACGGGCCGGCTCCCTCGTGGTGGTCGACCGCGAGGGACGACCCACCGGGGTGGTCAGCGAGGCAGCCGTCATCGCCACGCCCACCCACCGACGGCCGTGGATCTCCGTGGGGGACGTCGCACGCCGCGTCGAGCCAGGACTCGTGCTCGCCACGGACCTCAGCGGCGAGGACCTGATCCGAGCGATGGGAGCGCTGCCGGCGACGGAGTACCTCCTGGTCGACCCCGATGGGCAGGTCTACGGCGTGCTGTCGACTGCCGATGTCGACGGCGCGCTGGCCCGGGCCTGAGCCTTCTCTCCGGCGGTGGCTACGCTGCCCGCCATGCCGTCGAGCGACGTTCCGGACGACCGTCTCCCTGACATTCCCGACGACGGGGTGCCGCAGGACCTCCCCGACGACATCCGTCCGTTCCGGGCCGGCGAACAGGTGCGTCTGGAGGACCCCAAGGGGCGCCACCACCTGGTCACCCTCGAGCCCGGGCGGACCTTCCACACCCACCGGGGCGGGGTCGCCCTCGACGAGCTGATCGGCAAACCGGAGGGTGTGGTCGTCACCTCCAGCGGCGGCGTGCCGTACTTGGCGCTGCGCCCCCTGTGGTCCGATTACGTCCTCGCCATGCCGCGCGGAGCGACCATCGTCTACCCGAAGGACGCCGGTCAGATCCTGATCGCCGCCGACATCTTCCCGGGCGCGCACGTCATCGAGGCCGGCGCCGGCTCTGGGTCGCTCACGTGCGCCTTGCTGCGCGCCGTCGGACCCACCGGACGCGTCACCTCCTACGAGCGCCGGGACGACTTCGCGCTGATCGCCCGCCGTAATGTCGAACGATTCTTCGGGGAGTCCCCGTCCACCTGGCACCTCGTCGTCGGTGACGTCGCTGAGGCGCCGACCGAGCCGCGAGCTGACCGCATCGTGCTCGACCTGCTCGCCCCCTGGGACTGCCTGCCGTGGGCCGCGGCCACCCTCCGCCCCGGTGGAGTCTTGTGCTGCTACGTCGCGACGACCACCCAGCTGGGTCGGCTCGTGGAGACGGTGCGGGCCCATGGCGGCTTCACCGAGCCGATCTCCAGTGAGACGTTGGTGCGCACCTGGCACATCGAGGGGCTGTCGATTCGGCCCGACCACCGGATGGTGGGGCACACCGGCTTCCTCATGACGACGCGTCGGCTCGCGCCGGGAGTCACGGCGCCACGCCGCCGACGGCGCCCAGCACCAGGCGCCTACGGGGAGGACTACACCGGTCCGCGCCCCGACGCGCCCTCTCTCACGTCAGAGCCGTCACCGGCGCCCACCTCACCGGCCCCGCGTGCCTCGACGCCGGCCGAGAACGAGTCCTGCGGTCACGAGGCTGACCCGAAGCTGGCCGGCCGGCGGACTGACGACGCGGTAAGACCCGAGCAGACCGCACCCGAGAACGACTGACAGCAGACGTCGCGACGCGTCTCTTCCGCACTCGCGCCTCTTCCGTATTCCGTACTGTGGAAGGCTCGAGACTTCCCATCGAGACAATAACCACATTTCGCCACCGGATCGTGACGTTCTGCCTTGTGGGTATGACGTCGTGTCGCCTCGGAGATATAGGGTCTAAGGCGTCGGCGCAGTAGCTCGCGGCAACCGCGAACCGGCGTCGACCATGGGTGTCCATGGACCATGGACTGGGGAGGTGAGGGACGTGCCCGCACACGATGACCAGCGTGCGGCGCGCTCGCCGGACGAGCTCGCCAGCCAGATCACCTACCTCGAAGAAGAGGTTGCCGCACTTCGGCGCCGCCTTGCCGAGCAGCCGCGAGAGACCCGTCAGCTAGAGCAGCGGCTCGCTGAGACCCAGGCGATGCTCGCCAACGTCACGGCCCAGAACGAACGCCTCGCCGCGACTCTGCGCGAGGCGCGCGAGCAAATCGTCACGCTGAAGGAGGAGGTCGACCGGCTCGCTCAGCCCCCCGCGAGCTTCGGCGTCTTCA contains the following coding sequences:
- a CDS encoding MFS transporter yields the protein MSVGTATTSTTRRWSTGALLVGVVAMNLSMVPATTVAVLVISGWVGDAWGGIPSAAGVVGTALGALSLSTVMRTRGRRAGLVLGYAVAVLGAIVAALAVIAGTMSLLVGASLLVAAMVMLGLGNASAQLSRYAAADMFPAERRGFGLSIVVWGGTVGALVGPSLIAPAATLAAGVGLPRDTGTFVFAVGTTVAATAVAATLPRARAVGEPGRLSWPVLRAALRTSTVVLAVTAMVTAQLVMVAVMTMTPLQLHTHGHGLDVVGWVLSAHMAGMFALSPVSGRLTDRWGARATIAGGAVVLVVANVVAFTAPTSHTVGLPVALFLLGYGWNLCFVGGSSLLSGDLPAPLRLQLQGGVEAVVWGSSAIGSVAAGPIFAAAGYAKLALLAALLAAVPLALLPTGRQHEAVPL
- a CDS encoding sensor histidine kinase → MRLPQDVRRWVRAHPTALDGVVAAALTVANLLSLSVRSYGGITFRDPDLLGVLVNVAAAAPLVVRRRFPAIVAAVVAAAYLTAGFLDYSMFSGSFAALLALYTLGAHAPMVPGLLLTLATASGVVGYLFAKREVLAAVGLQVNAWTVGVELLVYIGIWLIGRTVRARREYLAELEHRAERLERTASAELRAALAEERARMARELHDVVAHHVSVMTVQAAAARRMIERAPERSVEAMRAVEETGRAALVEMRRIVGALRNADAEESPSAELPPQAGVKELDTLIDRAREAGLDVDLTIVGEPRELPSSIDLAIYRVVQESLTNTLRHAGPTRAAVVLRYEPDAVEVSVTDDGSRKRGGTPRPADPERVGHGLIGMRERVTLNGGTLYTGPRSVGGFEVKARLPLEEART
- a CDS encoding response regulator, giving the protein MSNQAPETPTRVLLVDDQPLLRTGFRMILEAEPDIVVVGEAGDGEKAVEEARALQPDVVLMDIRMPRKDGVEATRAITGAARASRIKVLILTTFDLDEYVVEGLRAGASGFLLKDVPPEELVRAIRIVARGDAVVAPTVTRRLLDQFAQNLSVGGKAREELSRLTERERQVLQFMARGLSNAEIAQELFLSETTVKTHVGNVLGKLGLRDRVQAVVFAYESGLVRPGMA
- a CDS encoding site-2 protease family protein — encoded protein: MRQTNDDKGRQLAEQRPGSLKIARIAGVPVYVNLSWILVALLIAYIFKPVIDSQVPGLGVWSFVAAFGFAVLLYASVLVHEISHVLVARRFGLPVRAITLQFLGGLSEIEREPQTPWREFLVAVVGPLTSLAISAAAAGVLVGVGGGPALVELCLIQLAWTNLLVGLFNLLPGLPLDGGRIIRAGIWAVTRRPHLATKVAGWAGRAVAILVLALPWFLASGTDGTPSLLYIVWSLVLAMFLWAGSTQALMSARIRGKLPGISARALARRAVPVPPELPLAEAIRRAQEARAGSLVVVDREGRPTGVVSEAAVIATPTHRRPWISVGDVARRVEPGLVLATDLSGEDLIRAMGALPATEYLLVDPDGQVYGVLSTADVDGALARA
- a CDS encoding RecB family exonuclease; translated protein: MIAPQSSGTSVTGAGEDERTDVVGVLSPSRASDFMTCPLRYRFRVVDKIPERPTAEAARGTVVHAVLERLYDLPAAERTVERAVSLLRPQWQALVETEPDLVAVLCGEEEDASRTQAERLEEFLAKAQPLLERYFDLEDPTRLEPAERELYVECVLDSGLMLRGYIDRLDEAPNGWLRVVDYKTGRAPAPGYEQRAMFQMRFYALVLWRLRGVVPRLLQLVYLGSGDILRYSPDEADLRATERKLLALWAAIERAHTTGVWKANPSALCDWCDHKVRCPAFGGTPPPLPADRDPAALEATSVPEAPSARTSAVDL